The following DNA comes from Elusimicrobiaceae bacterium.
ATTTACTTTATGAAGGCATCATTCGCCGCGCCAAAAAATACGGCCTGGAAGGGGCCACCGCCATTAAAGGCCGCATGGGATATGGCATCAGCAGTGAACTGCATAATGAACGCTTTTTTGAACTGATGGAAAAATTCCCTGTGGTGGTGGTGATGATTGATCAACCGGCAAAAATAGAAGGCTTTTTGAAAGAACTGCTTCCTTGGCTTGAATCGCAGCCGAAAGGATGTTTGGTCACCACACAAGATGTAGATGTGTATCTGGCTAAAAAGGGCGATTCCAAAAAATAATTTTCCCCCCGCTTCGGCGGGGTTTTTATTGCCCTAGTCTAAAATGCTATAATGACTGTATGATAGACAGAATTAAACGTTTGGAAGCCCTGTTTTTACAGGAAATTAATACGCAGATTACTAAAATGACTGCGGCGGGCAGTTTTGGCGGATTTGTCACCATTACGGCGGTACGCGTGACCAAAGATTTGGCTACCGCAAAAGTATATTTCTCCGTCTTTGGAAGTCCGGAAGATAAAAAGAAAACGCAAGAACAATTGTCTCTTTTGCGTAAAGAATTAGGGGGCTTGTTACGCCACCGTTTGCATCTAAAACGAATTCCGTCTTTCAGCTTTGAATACGATGACACGCCTGAACAGGCCAGTCGGGTAGAAAGCATTTTTAGAATCATTGAAAAAGAGAAAGAGCAAGACCATGAATAGCGAAAAATCATTTGAGCAGGTATGGAAGGCTATTTTGGAAGGGCAGAACTTCTTCGTCGCCGGACACTTAAATCCGGACGGAGATTCTTTGGGTTGTACGCTGACGGTATGCTCTTTATTAGAGCGCTTGGGTAAAACGGCCTATGCCTATGCTTCCCCCGCCATTGGAACCGATTTGTTATTCTTGCCCGGACTAGAAAAAATTCACTTAAGCGAACTTCCGCAAAAACCTCAATTTGATACTGTTATTTTACTGGAATGTTCGGATCGTAAACGCGGCGGTGATTTGGAAAGTGTATTAAAAAATGCCAAAACCTTAATTAACATTGACCATCACTTGGTCAGTGATGCTTACGGCCACGTCAATCATATTGATTCCACGGCTTCGTCGACTGCGGAAATTATTTTTCAACTCTTTGAAGCATCCCCGGACAATTTATTACCTACGCCGGAAGAGGCCACTTGTCTTTATACCGGTCTGGTTACCGATACCGGCCGCTTTTTGCATACAAACACTACCGCAGAAGCATTGCGTGTGGCATCGGCTTTGGTGGCACTGGGAGCCGATGTAAATAAAATCAATCAAGTTATTTACTTTACCAAATCTTACACCGAACTCAAATTATTGGGCCGCGCGTTGGAAAAAATGCAATTGCGGTTTCAAAAGAAATACAGTGAAATTGTACTCACGCTGGCTGATTTTGAACCACTCAATGCAGTTCCTTCCCAAACACAAGGAATTGTGAGCCAGCCCACGATGATTCCGGGCGTAGAAGTATCTGCCTTGATTAAAGAAGAGCCGGATAAAGTATCCGTTAATTTACGCTCTCGCAATAAAATCGACGTCAGTGCCATTGCCCAAAAGTTCGGCGGCGGCGGCCATGCTCGTGCGGCCGGCTTCAAAATAATTGGCAAACCGGTCCAAGTTGTAGCCGATGAACTGGCAAAAGTCGTGCAAGAAATTTTACTGTCTCATGGACAATAAAACAGCCTCTATATCCTCTGTTAAAAGTGGACTTTTACTGCTGGATAAACCCCAAAACTTTACTTCCAATGACATGGTGGCTATTGCGCGCCGTGTCTTGCGTACCAAATGTATCGGTCACAGTGGAACTCTAGATCCTATGGCTACCGGTTTGCTGATTTTACTGGTGGAACGGCAAGCTACACGACTACAAAATCAATTTTTACAATTAGATAAGGTTTATCAAGCCACCTTAAAATTGGGCATAGATACGGATACTTGGGACGCACAAGGAACACCTCTAAATAGTGCCCCCATTCCTTCCATAAGTATCGCTGATATTGAACAGACTGCACAGACACTTACCGGTACCGTGCGTCAACAAATCCCCCCTTTTAGCGCCAAGAAAATAAACGGCCAAAAAATGTATGACCTGGCTCGGAACGGGCAACCCGTATCAGACCGCTACAATGAAATTAAAATTTTTTCTTGGCAAGATTTTATATGGGATGGAAAAGACCAGCTGTCCTTTACTTTGCATTGCTCGTGCGGTACCTATGTACGTTCTGTAGCGCGTATGTTGGCCCAAACCTTGGGAACGACCGGTCACTTGACGCAACTGCGACGGCTTAGCATCGGTCCTTTCCACGTGCAAAATTCTTTTGATGGCAGTAAATTAAAAACAGTTTCTCACGCAGAAATAGTACAATGGTTACAGGAGCCGCAGTTATGAGAGCCAAACACATTATAACCATCGGAACTTTTGACGGAGTACATTGGGGACACCGCGCTTTGTTTAATCGCTTAGAACAAGCGGCTATACGCTACCAATTAAAACCCTTGGTACTTTATTTTCCTTATCCGCCCAAAACATTTTTATCCGATGCTCCGGCCATGACTGTGCTTTCTACCCCACCGGAAAAAAAATCTCTGCTAAAAAAATATTTATCCGGCATAACTTGTGAGGAGCTCAATTTCCAATTATATCGGGAGTATTCCCCAGAACAGTTTTTTAAGAAAGTATTATTGGAAAAATATCACTGCGCAGCCTTGCTGGCAGGGCCAGATTTCGCTTTCGGTAAAAACCGTCAAGGAAATGATACTTGGTTGGCCCACAAATGTGAGCAAGCCGGTATAAACTTTGAGATAATGCCATTTTATGATGGCCCTCACGGAGA
Coding sequences within:
- a CDS encoding DUF190 domain-containing protein yields the protein MQPKKLKQLRIFVSSTDVVDHHLLYEGIIRRAKKYGLEGATAIKGRMGYGISSELHNERFFELMEKFPVVVVMIDQPAKIEGFLKELLPWLESQPKGCLVTTQDVDVYLAKKGDSKK
- the truB gene encoding tRNA pseudouridine(55) synthase TruB; this translates as MDNKTASISSVKSGLLLLDKPQNFTSNDMVAIARRVLRTKCIGHSGTLDPMATGLLILLVERQATRLQNQFLQLDKVYQATLKLGIDTDTWDAQGTPLNSAPIPSISIADIEQTAQTLTGTVRQQIPPFSAKKINGQKMYDLARNGQPVSDRYNEIKIFSWQDFIWDGKDQLSFTLHCSCGTYVRSVARMLAQTLGTTGHLTQLRRLSIGPFHVQNSFDGSKLKTVSHAEIVQWLQEPQL
- the rbfA gene encoding 30S ribosome-binding factor RbfA produces the protein MIDRIKRLEALFLQEINTQITKMTAAGSFGGFVTITAVRVTKDLATAKVYFSVFGSPEDKKKTQEQLSLLRKELGGLLRHRLHLKRIPSFSFEYDDTPEQASRVESIFRIIEKEKEQDHE
- a CDS encoding bifunctional oligoribonuclease/PAP phosphatase NrnA is translated as MNSEKSFEQVWKAILEGQNFFVAGHLNPDGDSLGCTLTVCSLLERLGKTAYAYASPAIGTDLLFLPGLEKIHLSELPQKPQFDTVILLECSDRKRGGDLESVLKNAKTLINIDHHLVSDAYGHVNHIDSTASSTAEIIFQLFEASPDNLLPTPEEATCLYTGLVTDTGRFLHTNTTAEALRVASALVALGADVNKINQVIYFTKSYTELKLLGRALEKMQLRFQKKYSEIVLTLADFEPLNAVPSQTQGIVSQPTMIPGVEVSALIKEEPDKVSVNLRSRNKIDVSAIAQKFGGGGHARAAGFKIIGKPVQVVADELAKVVQEILLSHGQ